The window CGCCGAGCACCTGCCCACGCTCCGGTCGCCGGAGCGGCTGTCGGCATGGCTGGCGACCACGGCGCGGCGCGAGTGTCTGCGGATGATCGCCGACCGCGGCCGCGAGGTGCGGGCGTCGGAGTGGTCCGACGTCGTCGACCACGAAGGCGAGCACCGCTGGCCGGAAACCGCCACCCTGCGCGGCGAACGCGACGACACCCTGTGGCGCGCGTTCGCGGCGCTGCCGGACCGCTGCCGGTCCCTGCTGGGCCTGCTCGCCTTCGCCCCGGACCTGAGTTACGCCCAACTGGGTCGGGCGGTCGGTATCGCGGTCGGCAGCATCGGTCAGACCAGGGGCAGATGCCTCGACGCCTTGCGGCGCAAGCTGATCGCACTCGGGCTACCGGGCGAGGTGGCGTGATGACCGACGCGGAGTTGCTCGCCGAGCTCGCGGGCATGTTGGACCGGATCGATCCCGTGCCCGCCACCGTTCGCACCGCGGCGATGTTGGCGGGGACGTTCGTCGGCGCGCGTTGGGACTGGTTGGAACTCTCGCCGCTGGCCGGGGTCGCGGTTCGGGGCGAGGCGCGGATGTGGCGGTGCGGGGCTGGTGTCATCGAGATCGCCGACCGGGTCCGCGGGCTGCTGACCATCCCGGTCACCCGCGCCGAACTGCACAGCGCCGCGGGGGTGGTGGCCGTCGCGGTGGACTCGGTGGGGGCTTTCTCCGTCCGGGTGCCCACCGGCCGGATGCGGCTCGTACTGCACCGGGCCGGCGAGGTTCCGCTGGTCACGGGATGGTTCCGGTGACCTGGGAACACCATCACCAGGCCGCGCTCGCCCATCAGGAACGCGGCGAGCCGTTGCGGGCCCGGCCGCACGCGCGGCTGGCCCGCGAACACGCGGCGACCGCGGCGCAGGCGGCGGAGTCCGCGCTGGTCATGGCCTGGATCGCGCATCAGGTCGGCGACCATGGCACGGCCGTCGCGCTGATCGACGACGCTCGGCCCGCGTTGTCCGGCCAGCTTCTCGCGCGTGCGGACTGTCTGCACGGGCTGGCGCTCTCCATGATGGCCGAGCACGAATCGGCGCTCACCGTCCTGGCACGAGCGGCGGATCGGCTGCACGACGGCCACTGGCGGGCCAACGCCCTGGTCGGCATCGGCATCTCGGCGGGCTACCTGCGGCGGTCCGCCGTGGCGGAAGACGCCTTCGACCGCGCGCACGACCTCTATCTCGCCCACGGCAAACCGGAGCGGGCCCGGACCTGCTTGCACAACAAGGGATTCGTCGCCGCCCAGGCAGGCGACTTCAGCCGCGCCCTGCGCCTCTACGACGCCGCGGCCATCGACGAGACCAAGCGGCCGGAAGTCCTGGTGGACCGGGCTAACGCGCTGCTCGGCGTCGGCTTGGTCAACAGCGCCGGACGGGCGCTCGCCCGGGCGGCGGTGGCACTCGGCGCCAACGGGCGTGGGCCCGCTTTCGCCGAGGCGACCCTCGCCCACGCGCGCCGTGCGCTGCTGGCGGGCGATCCCGACACCGCGGCGAAGGCAGCGGGGACCGCGGCCGAACTGTTCGAGGAGCAGCGCAATCCCGGGTGGTCGGCGCACGCCCACGCCGTGCGCCTGCGGGCCATGGGCCGGACTTCGACCGACGTCGCCGACCGGTGCGAGCGGGCGGGCTGGGTGGCCGAAGCCGCTGAACTGCGGTTGCTCGCCGGGCGGCTGGATCTCGTCGAGCCACACCGGTTCGCGGCCGAACCCGGTCTGCGTGCGCTGGGCTGGCTGGCCCGGGCCCGCGCGGCGCGCGATCCGCGGGCCGCTTTCGCCGCCTGCCGCGCGGGCGGTCTCGGCGACTCACGGCTCGCCGCGGTCGGGGTCGACGCCGCCGTCGCGGGTGGCAGGCCCCGAACGATCTTCAGCTGGGTCGAACGCTCGCGTGGCGTGCAAGCCCCTGGGTTTCGAGAAATCAGCGCGGCGCTCGGCGACCGCGTGTTGCTCGACTTTTTTGTCCACAAAGGACAGATGCGGATGGTTTCCGTTTCCCGAGGGCGGTTCCACTCACACGTCGTCGGCCCTGCGGACGCGATCGTCGAAGCCGCCGAGAGCCTGCGCGTTTCGTCCACACTGGACGCCAGAACCGGCGGCGCCACGGCTTCTCAGCGCGCGGCACGGGTACTTGACGCGATGCTGTTCGCGGGGCCGGTGATCCGGGATCTGGTCGTGCTTCCGTCGGCGGAGTTGTCGTCGGTTCCCTGGGCGGCGCTGCCGAGCCTGGTGGGCAGGCCGGTCTCGGTGGCGCCCTCGGCCGCCGCCTGGCTGCGCGCGGAACTCGCCCCCGAGCGGACCGGGCCGACCGCGTGGATCGCCTGCCCTGGCTTGACCCACGCGGCGGGTGAAGTGGCCGCCCTGCGGGCCCGGCACGGCGGCACGCTGGTGACCGGCGAGGAGTCGACCGTCGCGAACGTGCTCGGCGCGATGTCCGGCGCCGGTCTCGTGCACATCGCCGCCCACGGCCGCCACCACGCGGCGGCGCCGCGGTACTCCACGCTGGCCTTGGCCGACGGCCCGCTGCACGCCTACGACATCGAGCGCCTTCCCGAGCCTCCCCGACGGCTGGTGCTGTCGTCCTGCGAATCGGGCAAGGCGGACCTGCTGGGCCTGATCGCCGTTCTGCTCGGCCTGGGTGTCAGCACGGTGATCGCCAGCACCCTGCCGGTCCCCGACGATTTGGCGGTTCCGCTCATGACCGCGCTCCACGAGCACCTCGCGGCGGGCGCGGGGCCGGCGAAGGCACTCGCGGACGCCCAACTGGCGCACGGACACCTGGGGTTCGCCTGCTACGGCAAGCCGGGATGACAGTTGGGCGCCTGCAACTTTTGATTGAGTCTCGTCCGCATCGTTCGATGCCCCGATCCTGAACTCTCGACCGATGCTCCACGCCGGCCACCAAGGCAAGGTGGAGACATGTTCAAAGCCCTGCGAGACCCCCGCTTCACCCAAGGCTGTTTCGCCCTTGAGCACGATGCGGGCCAGCGGTCGCCGCCCCGCTCCTTGCTTGCCGCCAGGACTGATCGCGGCTCGGATTCACCCGCTACGGCTCACCGGGACATCACCGGCGACACCTGTTCCCGTGCGGCGGTGTGGGTCAGGCCGTCGTTGATGGCCTTGGCGATCTCAGCCGCCACCCTGGGCGCGGCGAAGGAGGTGCCGCTCCAGCGGGCAGCGCCATAGGTCCGGCCGGTTTCCGACTGGCGGACGTGGGCGCTGACGACGTCCACACCCGGCGCGGCGGTGTCGACCCAGGGGCCGTGGCCGGAGAACGCGGCCGGGCCGCCGTCCGGCTTGGTGGCGCCCACCGCGACCACCGACGGGAGGGCCGCGGGCCAGAAGGGTCGGGAGGTGCCGTTGTTGCCCGCGGCGGCGACCACCACGGTGTCGGTGAAGCGGGCGAACTCGTGGGTCAGCGCGGGCGGGCAGCGGTCGTCCGCGGTGTGGCAGCCGGCGGTCAGGACGATGACGTCGAGGTGCTCCCCGCGTGCCGCCGCGTGTTGCCGTGTGCGGCGCAGGGCCATGGCCACCGTGCGGTCGTCGGTGAGGCCGTGGGAGCTCAGCACCCGGTGGTGGCGCAGGACCGCCCCGGGCGCATGGCGCAGGGCCACCCCGGTGACGAAGGTGCCGTGGCCCGCTTGGGCGTCGGTGACACCGTCGCCCTCGAAGTCGAGGGTCTCCGGGGTCGGACCCCACTCGCCGAACCAGGGGCGGCTGGTGAACCACGGGTGCGGGTCCACGCCCGTGTCCAGGATCAGCACCGTGACCGGCTTGGCCCACTCCTCGGCGGGCGGTTCCGGCGGCAGCTCGACGGGCTCGGGCTTGGCGCCGGTGCCGTGCATGATCGGGGCGCCGACCATGACCGTGTGGACGTGGTTGGCCGACACCTTGAGGCGGTCGGCGTAGTCCGCGGCGATCCGGACGGCGTCCGCCGTCGGGCGCAGCCGCAGGGTCGCGTGGTCGGCCGAGTCCACGCGGTCGATCCAGCGGCCGAGCGCGTCGACGGCGGCGTCGAGGCCGCCGAGCGGGACGAGGAGCTGGCCGCGGTGGACCAGGCACTCGGCGGGGCCGCCCGGGTCGTGGTGCTGGAAGGCGGGATGGCGCTCGGCGATCTCATCGGTGTGCACAAGGGACACGCTCCCGTCGCAAGGGGACAGGCGCTCGCGGGAAGGCCCCGCGTCACCCGGAGTGGTGATTTCCACACTCTGTGATGTTCGACGGCCCGGAGTGCGGCCGTTCACCGTCTTTCCGGGTGGAACGAGCCCGGTTAGGGTGCAGAAATGCGGCTGAGTCGTGGATAGTGGCTTGGTTGCGCCGGGTAGTCGGGACCGAGTCGCGGATGGTGGTGACGAGCGTGGATCGCACAGTGAGCGTGCTGTTGCTCCGCGTCGCCGCCGTCGCCGGGCTGCTGATGGCGGTCTGGGTCGCGATGGTGCTGCTCGCGTCGAACGCCTCCGCCGAGGACAAGCCGCTGCCGCCGAAACCGCCCCGGACCGGTTCCGGGCTGATCGGTGGTCTCGTCGGGAACACCCTCAGCACCCTCGATGTGACACGCCCGCTGGTGAGCGGGCTGGTCGGCACGGTGTCGGAGGTCCCCCTGGTCGACGAGCCCGTCGACCTGCCGCTCCTGGAACCCCAGGCAGGCGTCAGCCAGTCGAGTGAGACGTTCTCGGCACCCGCCGCGGTGTCGGTCAAGCCGCCCGCGCCGCCGCGCAAGCCCGCGGTGAGCGCGCCCGCGCCGATCAAGGCCGCTCCGGTGCGGCCCGCACCCAAGGTCGAGGCGCCCGTCGAGGCGCCGCGGCCAGTCGTGATCCCGAAGGCCCCCGCCCCCAAACCCACTTTCCAACTGGTGTCCGGCTCGTCGGATGAAGAAGCCGACAGGCGCACCACCCCGGAACCGCCCGCCGCGCCCGCGGCACCGGCCGCTCCGGGGTCCACCGCCTCCGCCGCCTCCGATGGCGGCGGTCACGCCCGCGGCCTGACCGGCATGCTCGCCGGTCGCGCCCCGCTCACCCCGCCCGCGTCGGCGGGAGTGGCGGGTACGCGCGTCACGGACGCGGCAGGCAGATGTGCGGGGCTTCCCGCGTCGTCCCCCGACTGACCCAGCACCTTTCTCGGGGACAGGTGTGCCCATAGGGCGCCCGTGTCCGCTCTCGAACCATCTCCACAGCCCGATCTGCCGACCGCGCCCGTGCAGATCGGGACCCTGGCCCCGGCGCCGCGATGCCCCCGCGGCGCCGGGGCACCCACTGGCCGTCCACCTTGATCGGCACAACGAGGGGCTGTGCCGAATGACCTTCATGGTGGACGACCAGGTCGAAGTGCGCTGGATGGCGACAGACCCGGAAGGGTCAACGCGTTACGCCATCCAGCGCACTGCGCTTTTTAGCGGGTAAAGGGGTAGGAAAGCTAGTCAAGCGACCGGAATGTGCCCATACGGACTTATCGGTGCAGGCGATCCGGTGACATTCTCGGCCACCAGCGACAGTCTGCGCACGGCTTCGGCCAGTTGCGCGGGGGGCAGCGTGTAGGGCAGCCGGAGCCAGCGTTCGAGGCCGCCGTGGGCGGCGAACCGCGATCCGGGCGCCACCCGGACCCCGAAGTTCTGGGCGGTCACCGCGAGCCGGGTGCCGATCGGCTCCGGCAATCGGCACCACAGGCTCAGCCCGCCGCAGGGCACCTCGAAAGTCCACTGTGGACAATGGGTGCGGACGGCCTCGACCAAGGCGTCGCGACGGGCCGCGAGCTCCGCGCGGCGCTCCCGCGGAACCGGGTCCGCATCGGCGTAAAGTTCAGCCAGGACAAGCTGTTCGAGCACCGGCGAGCCCAGATCGTAGGCGTGCCGGGCGGCGGCGATCCGCCGGATGACCTGCTCCGACGCGCGCACCCAGCCCAGCCGCAACCCACCCCAGTGCGACTTGCTGGCCGACCCGACGGCCATGACCATGCCACCGCCGAACGCGGGCAGCGGCGCGGGCCCGTCGAGCGGGTCGCCGTCGAGGTCGAGTTCGACCAGGGTCTCGTCCACGACGACGGGCGTCCGCGCGCGGCGCAGCGCCGAGACGAGCCGGGCGCGCCCCTCGGCGTCGAGCCTGCGGCCGGTCGGGTTGTGGAAGTCGACGATGAAGTGGGCCAGGCGCGGCGACGCCTGGCGCAACGCGGCCTCGATGCCCTCGTGGTCCCAGCCGTCCTCGGCCAGCGGGACAGCGACGGGGATGGCGTGCGCCGCCTTGATCGCGTCGATGGCGTTGGGGTAGGTGGGGAGTTCGACCAGGACCCGGTCGCCGGGGTCGGTCATCGTGCGCAGGACAAGCGCGAGCGCGTGGTGGGCGCCGTTGGTGATCAGCACCTCGGCCGGGGAGGTCGGCAGGCCGCGGGCGGTGTAGCGCTCGGCGACGCGCTGACGCAGGATGTCGACGCCGTAGTCGTGGTAGCCGTGACCCGCCAGTTCCGCGGCGAACCGGGAGCGCACGGCGTCGATGGCCTTGGCGATGCCCGGCACCGCCTCGGGCGCCGCGCGGGCAAGGTCGAGGGGTTGTTCGTCGAGCGACTCCCACGTCCGGTCGGCTGGGACGGGCAGGGCGGTCCACGACCCGGACCCACGCCTGCTGACGATCAGGCCGTCGGCGCGCAGCAGGTCCCACGCGGTGCCGACGAGCGTGCGGCTGACGCCCAGGGCCTCCGCGAGTTCGCGCTCGGCGGGGAGGACGGTGCCGGGCGGGATCTGCCCGTCGAGGACCAGCAGCTTGATCCCGGCGGCCAGCCCGGCCGAGCCCTGCCTGCTGCCGTGGGCCCGCCACTCACCCAACAACCGGACCAATTGCTGCTTGGACACCCGCCCACTGGGTGGAACACTCGACGCCATGCGGCCAATTGTCGCAGATTGGCCCTCGATAGGAAGTCCAATCATTGTCAGGATGGCCGCATGGCCGTAGTCAACCTCCAGCATGTCCCGGTCCGGGTCGCGCCCGGACGCCGTCTCACCCAGCTGTTCGCCGGACTCGCGCTCTACGGGGCGAGCATGGCGCTGCAGATCGAGGCGGTGCTCGGCCTCGCGCCGTGGGACGTGCTGCACGAGGCGCTGAACAAGGTCACGGGGCTCAGCTTCGGCACGATCACCGCGATTACCGGTGCGATCGTGATGCTGTGCTGGATCCCGCTGCGGCAGCGACCCGGAGTGGGGACTATCGCCAACATCGTGCTGATCTCGGTGTCGGTGGATGTGACGCTGTTCCTGCTGCCCACACCGGATTCCCTACCGGTTCGGATCGCGTTCCTCGCCGCCGGGATCGTCCTTAATGGACTCGCCACCGCCGCGTACATCGGCGCCCGGCTCGGACCGGGGCCGCGCGACGGCCTGATGACCGGGATCGCCAACCGGTTCGGGTTCTCGATCCGCTGGGTCCGAACGGGAATCGAGGTGGCGGTCCTCGCCACCGGCTGGCTGCTCGGCGGCACTGTCGGAATCGGGACCGCGCTCTACGCGGTGGCGATCGGGCCGCTCGCGCAGCTGTTCCTGCCGCTGGTCTCGTGGAAGACGATTGACCCGACCATCAATTCCGGGGAGGCGGGCAGCTAGCCCGCCTGGGCCAACTCCGCGCTGACGACACGGTGCGTGACGCCGAAGTCCGCCAGGATATCGGTCACTACGCCCGGCTCGGCGAGCAGCGCCAGCAGGACGTGCTGGTCGCCGATCGTGGATTCCTTGCGGGCCAACGCTTCCCGCAGGGCTCCCTCGATGACCTTCTTGGACTCCGGAGCGATCGGGACGCGCCACCGCGGACCGAACGTGCGCCGCCGCTTGGCCGGAGCCAGGGCGCCTTCACCATGAGCGGACTCGAGTGCCTCGACCACCGCGTCGACGTCGATGCCGACCTCGCTCAGCGCCGCCGTGTCCGCTTGGGACAGTCCGCCGCGGCGGTGGACCTTGGCGATCGCTTCGGTGACCGCGGCGGTGGTGACGCCGTGCGCGGCGAGGATCTTCGCGCTGACCGTGTCGGCGTCCTTGAGCATGGCCAGCAGGAAGTGCTCGGGCCGAATCAGCGCGGCACGCTCCTGTTCGGCCAGGTGGACGCCGTCGCGCACGATGACGCGGGCGGACTTGGTGAATCGCTCGAACATCTACTTCCTCCCGTATTTCTTGTGCACGGCCTGCTTGCTCACGCCGAGTTCGTCCGCGATCTCCTGCCAGGACCAGCCGTCGATCCGGGCACTGCGGACCTGGACGGCCTCGAGTTGTTCGAGTAGTCGACGCAAGGCGGCCACCGCGCGCAGACCGACCCTGGGGTCCTTGTCGCCCGCCGCCGTGGCCAACTGGGTTGCTTCAGCCATGTCGTCAACATAGGTTGACGACACCGGGGTTGTCAACCTTCGTTGACGGAGGCAGGATCAGGGCATGCCGGGATTCGGAATCGCTGAAGCCGCGGGGGTGGGCCTCGACGGGGTCGAACGCCCCAGCGAGGACGTGGTGATCGTGCTGCCGGAGGCGGTGATCCTGCTCGACGGCGCCACCAGCTCACGGACGGACCTGCCCAGCGGAGGCGACTACGCCCGCGAACTGGGCGCACAACTGGCCGCGCGGCTGTCGGCCGCGCCCGAACTGGACCTGGCCCACCTGGTCGCCGGGTCGATCCGGTCGGTGGTGCGACACAACGGCTTCACCCCGGGCGACAGCCCGTCGAGCACCGTGTCGATCGTGCGGTGGGACGACACGACGGTGGAGGCGCTTGTCTTGGCGGACAGCCCGGTCGCGGCTTTCCTCACCGACGCTGTGGAGGTTGTGGCCGATGACCGGCTTCGGGCTTTGCGGCGGTCGGTGGACACAGTGGTCGAATGGCGCAACCGCGAGGGCGGGTTCTGGGTCGCGGAGGCTGTTCCCGCTGCCGCTTCACAGGCGATGCGGGCTTCGTGGGCTCGCTCGGAGGTGCAGGCGGTGCTGATGGCCAGCGATGGGGTTTCTTGCGGGGTCGATGAGTACGGCGTGTTCTCCGGGTGGGAGGAGATGCGGCGGATGGTTGAGGCTGAGGGGCCTTCGGCGGTTCTCGCGGCGGTTCGGGCGGCTGAGTTGGCTGATGTGGATCGGGTTCGGTGGCCTCGGACGAAGGTGCACGATGATCAAGCCTTGGTGCATCTGGACTTTCGCTAACTTCGGCTGGGGGCCTGTTTGGGTGGTTCGCCTTGATTTGGGGACCCCGGAAATGGGCCTGCGCGGGTAAAGCGGGCAGGATAGGGAAACTGCCCCGCGCCGCGAAAGTTTAGGCCCATTTCACCCCAAATCAAGGCGAACCACCCAAACAGGCAGGTGGGATCGGCCCGTTGCGACTCGGGGTGGCTGGGATTGACCACTTGCGACTCGGGGTGGTCGGGAATGACCACTTGCGACTCAGGGCGGTCGGGAATGACCACTTGCGACTCGGGGCGGTCGGGAATGACCACTTGCGACTCGGGGCGGTCGGGATCGACCTCCTGCAAGTCGGGGTGGTCCGGAATGACCTCCTGCGACCCGGTGCGGCCGGGATCGACCTCCCGCAAATCAGGATGGTCCGGAACGACCTCCTGCAACCCGGAAGTGCCAGGGAATGACCTCGGGCCGGTCGGGACCGACCTCCTGCACCCGGGGGCGGTCCGGAGCGACCTCCTCGGTCCGGCACGACCTCCTGCGACCTGAGATGGCCGGGATCGACCTCCTGCAAATCAGGGTGGTCGGAATTCGCCCGTTGCGACTCGGGGTGATTGCGATTGGTCTAGTGCTTGCCCACACCAATCCATTCAAAACCCGCGCGGCGGGCGACTGCCGGGTCCAGGAGGTTGCGGGTGTCGACGACGATCGGCTTTCGCACCTCTCCTGCCAGCCGGGGCCAGTCCAGGGAGCGGAACTCCGGCCATTCCGTCAGCACGATCAGGGCTTCGGCGTCCTGCGCTGCCTGGTATGGGTCTTCCGCGATGGTGATCGAGTTCAGGTCCGGGTGGGTGACCCCCGGCTTCAGGGCCGGGTCGTAGCCGGTGAGGGTCGCTCCCGCCTGTCGCAGGAGGGCTGCCACTGCCAGTGCGGGGGAATCGCGCAGGTCGTCGGTGCCTGCCTTGAAGGTCAGGCCCAGTAGGCCGATCTTCACGTGCGACAGGGAGCCGCCCTTTTTGCCGGTGACGGCGAGGCGGATCTTCTCCACCATGCGCAGGCGCTGGCGGGTGTTGGTGTCGATGGTGGCCCGGATGAGGCGGAACTCGAAGTCGGCGGCGTCGGCCAGTTGGAGCATGGCCGAGGTGTCCTTGGGCAGGCAGGAACCGCCCCAGCCGGGGCCGGGCTGCAGGAACGCCTGGCCGATGCGCTTGTCGTAGCCCATGCCCTCAGTGACATCAGTGATGTCCGCACCGAGGCGGTCGCACAGTTCGGCGACGGCGTTGACATAGGACAGCTTCATCGCGAGGAAGCAGTTGGCGGCGTACTTCACCAGTTCGGCGCTGGGGGCGTCGGTCAGCACGGTGGGGGCGCCGAGCCTCGAGTAGAGCGCGGCGACTCGTTCGGCGGCGTCCTGTTTGCTGCCGCCGACGACGATTCGGTCGGGGTTGAGGAAGTCGTAGACCGCGCTGCCCTCGCGCAGGAATTCCGGGTTGGAGACGACTGCGACATCGTCCCGGACCAGGAGTTCCTCGGTCCGTTCCGCGGTGCCGACCGGGACCGTGGACTTGTTGACCACGACGCAGCCCGAAGGCAGCAGGTCTCGGGTTTCCTCGATGACCGACTCGACGATGCTCAGGTCCGCCACGCCACCCACGCCCATCGGCGTCGGGACGCACAGGAACATGACCTCCGGCTGGCGCTCGACGGCGGCCGCCGCGCCCAGGACGAAGGTCAACCTGCCCGCGGCGATGCCCCCGGCCACGAGTTCGGCGAGACCCGGTTCGAGGATGTCGACCTCGCCCGCGGTCAGGCGCTTGATCTTGTCGGCGTCGACGTCGGCGCACACGACGTCGTGGCCCAGTGAGGCCAGGCACGCGCCCGTCGTCAGTCCCACATATCCGGTCCCGATCACGGCGATCCGTCGTACGAACACCGATTCCCCTCCCATTTCGGTCAGTTCGCCTGCGGCGTGGTCATCCTGCGGGCCGCGGCGAACGCCCGCAAAGCCTTGTCGTCACGGAGATCGACAAGTGGGTTGCCCCATTGGTCTTGCAGGTTCCCGTCAGCGGGACCCGACCTGCGGTCGGTCGCGGGCCAGCCCTGCGGGAACGGGCCCCGCGAAGCGAAGCCGAGAAGGTCGTCGTACACACCGATGTAGGCCAGCGCCTGCGGCCGCCAGTCGAGCACCTGCTCCGCCCGGCGCCTGCCCGCGGTGCCCAGTTCCGCGCGCCGCTCCGGGTCGTCGGCGAGGGCGACGACGGCGTCGGCGAGGCCGTCGCTGTCCCCCGGCTCGATGTACACCGCGCAGTCGCCGCCGGACACGACCGTCTCGGTGAGCCGGTAGGCGACCACGGGAAGCGCGTAGGCCATGTACTCCATGGTCTTGTTCATTGTCGACACATCGTTGAGCGGGCTGCGCGGGTCCGGGGAGAGACCGATGGAGGCCGCCGACAGATACCGGGTGATCTGCTCGGGGCCGACCCGTCCGGTGAACTCCACATAGTCGTCCAACCCGAGGTCGGTGCTCTGCCGCCTGAGATCCTCCAGGCAGTCGCCGAAGCCGAGGAGAACGAAACGGAAATCCTTGCGGTCCATCAGGTTCACGATGCGGTCGGCGGCCAGGAGAACCCCGTCGACGCCGTCCTGCGGGCCCATGATGCCCAGGTACGCGACCAGGTGCTTCCCGCCGCGCCGCGGGCCGTCGTCGACGACCGCGGGCCGCATGACCGAGGTGTCCGGGCCGGACCGCACGACGGTGGTGTGCTCACGGGGCACGCCGCCCCGGTTGACCGCGATGTCCTGGTAGGACGTGTTGGTGGAGATCACCCGGTCCGCGGTGCGGAACGTGCGCCGTTCCAACCACTTCAGCACCGCCAGCTGCGCCTTGCCGGGCAGCGACGTCGGCTCGCCGAAGCGCGACCGGAACACCTCGGGGTTGAGGTCGTGGTGGTCGAAGACGAACT is drawn from Actinokineospora alba and contains these coding sequences:
- a CDS encoding RNA polymerase sigma factor, with the translated sequence MDTAELVRRAGTGDQTAWRDLVDRHAGLVWRIARAHRLDDADAADVSQSTWIALAEHLPTLRSPERLSAWLATTARRECLRMIADRGREVRASEWSDVVDHEGEHRWPETATLRGERDDTLWRAFAALPDRCRSLLGLLAFAPDLSYAQLGRAVGIAVGSIGQTRGRCLDALRRKLIALGLPGEVA
- a CDS encoding CHAT domain-containing protein; translated protein: MTWEHHHQAALAHQERGEPLRARPHARLAREHAATAAQAAESALVMAWIAHQVGDHGTAVALIDDARPALSGQLLARADCLHGLALSMMAEHESALTVLARAADRLHDGHWRANALVGIGISAGYLRRSAVAEDAFDRAHDLYLAHGKPERARTCLHNKGFVAAQAGDFSRALRLYDAAAIDETKRPEVLVDRANALLGVGLVNSAGRALARAAVALGANGRGPAFAEATLAHARRALLAGDPDTAAKAAGTAAELFEEQRNPGWSAHAHAVRLRAMGRTSTDVADRCERAGWVAEAAELRLLAGRLDLVEPHRFAAEPGLRALGWLARARAARDPRAAFAACRAGGLGDSRLAAVGVDAAVAGGRPRTIFSWVERSRGVQAPGFREISAALGDRVLLDFFVHKGQMRMVSVSRGRFHSHVVGPADAIVEAAESLRVSSTLDARTGGATASQRAARVLDAMLFAGPVIRDLVVLPSAELSSVPWAALPSLVGRPVSVAPSAAAWLRAELAPERTGPTAWIACPGLTHAAGEVAALRARHGGTLVTGEESTVANVLGAMSGAGLVHIAAHGRHHAAAPRYSTLALADGPLHAYDIERLPEPPRRLVLSSCESGKADLLGLIAVLLGLGVSTVIASTLPVPDDLAVPLMTALHEHLAAGAGPAKALADAQLAHGHLGFACYGKPG
- a CDS encoding S8 family peptidase — protein: MHTDEIAERHPAFQHHDPGGPAECLVHRGQLLVPLGGLDAAVDALGRWIDRVDSADHATLRLRPTADAVRIAADYADRLKVSANHVHTVMVGAPIMHGTGAKPEPVELPPEPPAEEWAKPVTVLILDTGVDPHPWFTSRPWFGEWGPTPETLDFEGDGVTDAQAGHGTFVTGVALRHAPGAVLRHHRVLSSHGLTDDRTVAMALRRTRQHAAARGEHLDVIVLTAGCHTADDRCPPALTHEFARFTDTVVVAAAGNNGTSRPFWPAALPSVVAVGATKPDGGPAAFSGHGPWVDTAAPGVDVVSAHVRQSETGRTYGAARWSGTSFAAPRVAAEIAKAINDGLTHTAAREQVSPVMSR
- the yczR gene encoding MocR-like transcription factor YczR; the protein is MASSVPPSGRVSKQQLVRLLGEWRAHGSRQGSAGLAAGIKLLVLDGQIPPGTVLPAERELAEALGVSRTLVGTAWDLLRADGLIVSRRGSGSWTALPVPADRTWESLDEQPLDLARAAPEAVPGIAKAIDAVRSRFAAELAGHGYHDYGVDILRQRVAERYTARGLPTSPAEVLITNGAHHALALVLRTMTDPGDRVLVELPTYPNAIDAIKAAHAIPVAVPLAEDGWDHEGIEAALRQASPRLAHFIVDFHNPTGRRLDAEGRARLVSALRRARTPVVVDETLVELDLDGDPLDGPAPLPAFGGGMVMAVGSASKSHWGGLRLGWVRASEQVIRRIAAARHAYDLGSPVLEQLVLAELYADADPVPRERRAELAARRDALVEAVRTHCPQWTFEVPCGGLSLWCRLPEPIGTRLAVTAQNFGVRVAPGSRFAAHGGLERWLRLPYTLPPAQLAEAVRRLSLVAENVTGSPAPISPYGHIPVA
- the yczE gene encoding membrane protein YczE — its product is MAVVNLQHVPVRVAPGRRLTQLFAGLALYGASMALQIEAVLGLAPWDVLHEALNKVTGLSFGTITAITGAIVMLCWIPLRQRPGVGTIANIVLISVSVDVTLFLLPTPDSLPVRIAFLAAGIVLNGLATAAYIGARLGPGPRDGLMTGIANRFGFSIRWVRTGIEVAVLATGWLLGGTVGIGTALYAVAIGPLAQLFLPLVSWKTIDPTINSGEAGS
- a CDS encoding Clp protease N-terminal domain-containing protein, which encodes MFERFTKSARVIVRDGVHLAEQERAALIRPEHFLLAMLKDADTVSAKILAAHGVTTAAVTEAIAKVHRRGGLSQADTAALSEVGIDVDAVVEALESAHGEGALAPAKRRRTFGPRWRVPIAPESKKVIEGALREALARKESTIGDQHVLLALLAEPGVVTDILADFGVTHRVVSAELAQAG
- a CDS encoding sigma factor-like helix-turn-helix DNA-binding protein — its product is MAEATQLATAAGDKDPRVGLRAVAALRRLLEQLEAVQVRSARIDGWSWQEIADELGVSKQAVHKKYGRK
- a CDS encoding UDP-glucose dehydrogenase family protein; translation: MFVRRIAVIGTGYVGLTTGACLASLGHDVVCADVDADKIKRLTAGEVDILEPGLAELVAGGIAAGRLTFVLGAAAAVERQPEVMFLCVPTPMGVGGVADLSIVESVIEETRDLLPSGCVVVNKSTVPVGTAERTEELLVRDDVAVVSNPEFLREGSAVYDFLNPDRIVVGGSKQDAAERVAALYSRLGAPTVLTDAPSAELVKYAANCFLAMKLSYVNAVAELCDRLGADITDVTEGMGYDKRIGQAFLQPGPGWGGSCLPKDTSAMLQLADAADFEFRLIRATIDTNTRQRLRMVEKIRLAVTGKKGGSLSHVKIGLLGLTFKAGTDDLRDSPALAVAALLRQAGATLTGYDPALKPGVTHPDLNSITIAEDPYQAAQDAEALIVLTEWPEFRSLDWPRLAGEVRKPIVVDTRNLLDPAVARRAGFEWIGVGKH
- a CDS encoding glycosyltransferase family 4 protein, which codes for MSARPPHVLIIVQNLPVPLDRRVWLECQALVNAGYQVSVICPKGPGDPAYAELDGVHLYKYAPPRQADGLLGYAWEFVYCWLRTARLTLKVRRRARFDVMQACNPPDTYWALALLWKLGGVKFVFDHHDLNPEVFRSRFGEPTSLPGKAQLAVLKWLERRTFRTADRVISTNTSYQDIAVNRGGVPREHTTVVRSGPDTSVMRPAVVDDGPRRGGKHLVAYLGIMGPQDGVDGVLLAADRIVNLMDRKDFRFVLLGFGDCLEDLRRQSTDLGLDDYVEFTGRVGPEQITRYLSAASIGLSPDPRSPLNDVSTMNKTMEYMAYALPVVAYRLTETVVSGGDCAVYIEPGDSDGLADAVVALADDPERRAELGTAGRRRAEQVLDWRPQALAYIGVYDDLLGFASRGPFPQGWPATDRRSGPADGNLQDQWGNPLVDLRDDKALRAFAAARRMTTPQAN